Genomic window (Drosophila ananassae strain 14024-0371.13 chromosome 3L, ASM1763931v2, whole genome shotgun sequence):
TCTTGCTTTTGTTTAGAAAGCGGCTTGTGTAGCTGCAAAAATGTTGATTCGGTTCGGTTttcggtttggtttggtttcaTTTCTTTGCACTTTAtattcattttaaattatttgtgtgtgttttttctGTTTTAAGATTATTTTTGATATGCCTGTGCTGTAGCTGTTGCTCTGTGTGTctcgtttttcaattttcaagctAATCCCTTGCCCTGTGGACGACCACCGCTTAATTAACTAACTTTTAACTAGCTTAGGTCCGGGTCGGGTGTCCGGGTGTCGGCGTGTCGGCGTGTCGGAGTGTGTAGGGCTGTCTCATTTATTAGccattaaattatattaaaatacaaGGCGTGGCacaaaacatataaaatacAACAAAGTGATGCCACCAAAGAGCTGAGCTGAAAGTTTCTAATTAAATTCACATTTCGCATTATCGAAAGTTAAACAAAGTAGTTGGGAAAGTTCGGTTAAGTACGTGAAATTATGGCGCCGATTCGCGTCCTTGCTCCTGTGACTGTGTCGGTGTCTGTGTGTGGGTGTTTTTCGGTGGGTGGTTCAGTGGTTGGGCGGTTAAGTAACACGAAAGAGGAGGCAGAAGCAACAACTACTACAAAAGCTTCTCGGAATACatagaaatattaaaagcaCGGAGAATAGCATAAATTAAATGCTTAAATCTAGGTGAGTTCATAAGAGTAATGCAAAAAATTCTGGAATAAAATCCAGAAAAGCGAAAGCATCAGGCGGTGTGGCAGTGAGGCAGGCAACACTTATTGCTGCTCTttgattttacaaaaaaagaaGTATAATTATGAACAAAAGCACAAGGTCAGTGCATGTGTGTTGTTCTgctttaattattaaaaatataaggtttAAACTAGTGGCAGTGAAACTTATTCATTGAGGCCCCCACACTGCGATAATCGGTACATGGGTTGTACAATTTCAGTTCgttcccaaaataaaagaaaaactttaCTACCTTTCATTTTAACCCTACTAAATATATTCCAATTGCAAAACTACTCATGAGAACTTAAAGGTATAAAATGGTAAAAGTGACTTCTATTTGTCTGGATGTGTttgtaacttaaaaaattaaactagCTTTTGATGGGCAAAATCGATCAATTGCCACCATGAAAGAGCCAATTAAATAAGGATTAAAATAGGAACTAAAAGTGACTTTCAGCCAGTTTTGCTTTTGAACATCTATGTTTTCATCCAATTTAGGCCTTTTGATGCCTTTAAGCTAATAATAATTGCCAGCTGCTGCAATACGTTCTGCACAGCCCTTGGCTAACtgataaaatccaaaatttatGCAACTGAAAGTGTAACCTTCTCCCGTTGAGCATAAATTCAACTTACTAAACAAATACCTTCGGTAAACACACCGCGATAAACAGACTagctgactgactgactgatgAACCTGGAACTGAAACCGAACATGGAAGACGGAGTCGGAGATGGCAAATTATATGCCGGCAAAGGACCTGATAACAGATACCAATTTATAGCATTTTGAAACGAAGGTACAAACGCGAATAAAATTGGGAATGGAAGGCGGGTGCCTTCGGGGGAGAGTGGGCCTGTGCTGTAATTACATTACACAAGATTTGTTGCAAAGTGGAAAGGGTTGTTCAAGTTGTTCGGCATTTGTTGTCGTGCGAAAGTAAAATTAAAGAACTTTTTGTCGCCAAAGCACAAAGGCAAGTGGGAAGGAGGGAAGAGGGCAGGGGAAGGACATCGCAGTGTATTGAGCCCAGAAAGAACCGCATTGATCCCTTTGAAAAGGGTATTGACAGAAGGACATAAGGACAGTTGGAAAACAGACAGAAAGCGTAGAAGTAAAGTTAATTTCCAGCTCTTTGAGTGGctcttccttattttttttatattttttgaaccGTTCACCATCATCACGGTTCTATTTGCCCATTGAAGGTGACTCCAAGTACTCCGGAATACGGCCAACTTGTTCAATTTTATTTCCAGAGAacattcaaatatttaatcaGTAGGGTTAAGCTGTTAGACGGTGGAACATTCAACGTTATGGGTTAACAAACACAAATTGAACTATGAGTATGAAATTGAATTGGATTCGGGACGAGAGCCTGAGCCTGAGCGACTTATAGAATATGGTATTAGATATTGTATAGATTGAGTCGGGGCTAGACATCGGCAAGACGTTTTCGGTAGCGAGCCCGGCCGGGTCTGCTGATGTACGGGATGCTATAGGGCAGTGCACTGCAAAGATCAACAAATAGAAAAcattgtgtttgtgtgtttacCTAATTtgttcgtgtgtgtgtgtgtttcttgGTGTCTTAGTCTTAGTCTTAGTAGGTGTGAGAGAGCAGCACTGGGTGCTATGTAAAGGTTATGAACTTGACAATTAGACGCCACACGAGGCGTATGAGCAACAAAGTGGCCAGTGCCATGTTAATGCCAGCGCGGAGCACTTGCACAAAGCTAAATAGTAAATAGTGGGATACAAAAGAGAGTTTTTGTGAATCTAAAGTAAGTCTAATACATCGGGGTGTagaaaaaaccaaaccaaacgcAATTACTTATTAGGCATATCGATTAAAGCCACTCCGTAATATTCAATCGGCATATCGATTGAAGTCACTCTGCAGTTGTGTGTGCATATTGTGTtcctaattaaaaatttaaattaattgcaGGCACGGTTTTTTGCATGTAACTCAATTAGTGTTTGTGGCACGCAAAACGAGGAAAACAAATTACCCCGCAGCCGTATTTGACACATAATTTATAAATCTATATCGTATGCCATGCTCATCAGATACATATGCGTTTTTAGACCCGTATCTTTTAACAACTGTATCTAATAAGCTTATGCACAGAgaaaaaactttaattaataGTTCCATTTGTTGATTGTTATAAGAAATATTCAAATTGAAAGTCTGTCTCTATCCaaattatatacatatttttttaagtttattgagcgatttttgtatatttttaatcaaTAAATGTTACCCTaaactataaaaattatatttgcataaaaacgGCCAGTTTCTTTGATTTGCATCTCAAcctatgttttttaatttcaaattttattagcTAGTGAGATCAATAATTTATATTCtccaatttaaaataaatattaaagggAATTGGGAGTTTTATTTTAGTGAAATTTATGAATTATTAACTTTGTAACTTTGTGAATAATGTACACCtagaaattaaaatattattatatattatctCTAGAAAGAAGGTCTTTTAAAAACCTTAATTATGAACCCCTATATAGGTCTATTAtatgataatttttaaataaatttaaaaattttaaaaaataattgaaaatcgTATATTTTTTCTCTGTGCAGATAATctcttatatttatttttctattatacGCCTAATTAGCCATGCAAATTAGTTCGGTTATAGAGAACCAGAAAAAATACACTCAAAAACGCTAGACCAAAATTTTGGAGCTGCGGGAAGGAAGGTTTCGGAAATACCTGCTGCCTGTGCCGCTGCCGTAGCGATCTTCGCTCTCGCTGGCGTGGTGGGGGGCTGGTACCGCCCGGGTGCGGGTGGTGCTGCTGCCACTCCCATAGCCGCTGCTGGATGGCGTGGCATAGCTGCTGCGTCCCGCCATCGTGGAGCTGTCGTCCCGAGAGGCGCGGCGAGCTTCCAGGCGATCCCTGTAGGAGGTGCCGGAGGAGCCACTGGCCGCGGTGGTGGAACTGGTGGCACTGCTGGGCGTGGATTTGGtgttggtggtgctgctggcCGCACTCGTCTTGGGCTTGCTCTCCGTCTCTGACTCGGATTCGGACTCGGAGCTGGTCTCCTCCTCGCTGCTGGAGCTGGACTCGGCCTTCTTCTTGTCCGCCGAGCCGTTCGAGCTTCCGGCGTTGTTGTGCTGCGGCAGGAAGCGGCTAACAAAAGGCTTCTTTTCAGGGACCGCCGTGGTTTCCTTGGCGGTTGAAAAGCGGGCTGAGCTGCCGgccttctgctgctgctgcgaggTTGCGGTGCTGCTGCCACTGGGCGTGGCATTTGCCGAGGCTGCTGCCGTTGCCGCCGTGGCTGCCGCCGAGCTGGCCGAACTCTCTGTGGAGGCGCTGCTGTCGCTGCTTCCGGATCGCTGGGTCTTCTTCACGGCCGCCACCTGAGCGGAAACGGGTGGTTTCGACTGTTGGTAAATGTGGGTAGAGCATTGGGagttgcatcaaaatctgtgGCTGTGGCGCTGGCCGTCTTAGTTAGTTGAGTTTGGGGTGGTAGCCTCGAGACATAACGCAACGAAACGAGTAAGGAGCGCAGTGCAAATGCAAGGATATACAGAACAATGCATAAATGGGTGTGTGTGGAGATGACGATGTGGCATGGAGTGGCATAGAGATGGGGCAAAGGTTAAAGGGTGCTGTCGTAGGGGATTTAAGGCTCGGTTCTAGGCGAAAACTGGGAAACTCTCTAAAAATCATATTTCTACTTTTCTacattaatataaaaaataactttGATCATTTTATACATTTTCCTTTTGGAGTTTGTGAACtgtatgatacccggtactctcTCCCATCTCTTTTCTTTCAAATCACATTATATGATTATCATTTTAACTAACATTTaatcaacaaataaaaactaatttaatCAACCAATCATTTAATCAAAAAGTAACTACTACATTATTTTAGTTtagatatttaaaagaatCTTCTACCGTAGTaaagtaggcaacaaaaaACGTCAAAAAAGAGAGAAGGCACCAATTACATCCTAATGTCCATTCTCAACTCCAGAAAGGCCATCATGCATTTTACCGAGAATAATAAATCGGGTCTGGCAAAGGACCCTTTTCAAGttttatgtttatgatatTTCATCAAGTTACTTTGATGTTGCCCTAATTGATCGAACAACCTTTTCCTATTTCCATTTTCTAAATGCCAGCAGCAGGACAAATATGCAGCGCCCGTGCATAGTGACATATCACTATGCCactcacacactcgcacaTAGAACtatcacagacacacacagacacagtcTCGAGTATGGAGTCTCGATGGGAACTGGAAACATTGTTAAACTGACGGAAACAGCCGCATCGCTGAAATTCGCATGATGGTGAAATATTCGCCATTGAACCCGGCTCTGTCTGGTATTTTTCAGGGGCGGCGTAGGTGGGCGGGCAACAATGTGTGAATACATGACAGGAGTGTGAAGGGGTGAGGGAAGGGGGGGATGTTGGATGAGGAGCCAAAAAcgaaagaaaaatatacacaACAGAAATATTTACAGCGGACATCAGAAAttgcaaaacaacaaaacgGGCAAAGAAATAACAGAACGAACAAAAGaatgattcaaaataaaatagtaTTCGAAACGATGAAGAAAGCGACAGAGATACAGAGCGAGATAGAGCAATATAGAAGTGATATAGAATCATAGAGAAAATGTCTAATAGTTGATCGGGTTCTGCGGTTTATTCATCTCGACAGCAATGACCAAACAAATTTAGTAAGATTTAAGCAAATTAACATCACTACCACATCGTTTGTCCACTTTCAGTGTATAAATAGATGCAAAGTTTGAAAGAGGCAGACAGAGACAcggagaaagagagagagagagagagagatgtgtagagagaaagagaaaaggagaaacaaaaattttattttagaatttaaatgcattttgtagttttcggttgctttattTGTTGTAACTTGTTTTTGCAGTCTCTAACTAACGATAAGGTAAAAGATGTTAAGCTACTACATtagaaagtatatatataggtatatatatccatatatCGGTATATAAGTAATGAATGTCTACAATATTGTACAATTCTGATTTCTGATGTCCGAGTTTTGGGCCGAAACTCTGCTTTCTGTATATTaatattgttgttttttattcgGCCGGAGGAGAAAAAGGTTTTGACCCAAAACAGCATTAGGTTAAAGGCGCTCACAAGACAATAAACgtaagtaaataaaaattaaaagaataaagaaaCAATCGGAATAACATAAAACAAAGAGACACGaacttacaaaaataaatgacaTAAAAAACGGGAtgggataaaaataaatataaaacaaaatggaAGAAAAAGGGACAAATTTCGGGAAGAATGCTTATTTCATTTGTTGGTTAGGTAAGATTAACAGTAAAAGTAACGGTAAATGGTAAACGGTAAACGGTGAATGGTAAACGGTAACAGTTAACAGTTAACGGTTATTGGTTGCTCTCGTTTTCGGCCGATTTGTTTCGACAAATACAAAGAAACACTTACGGAGCGGAGGGGAAGTGTGAACGATGGAGCACAAATAAGAACGAAGCAcacatggcgtatacgtaattatatttatttatttcggcGGGATATTTATTTCGGTTGTGGGGCAAAAAATGGGTAAAATACTGAGCCAGCTTAGAGCGACAGCGAGTGCTACCTAAAGCTAAGGAGAGTCGGCTGACAACTGATCTATTTTTATAGTCCACCAGGCtgaaaaatctttaataattGTGATGAAAAACTAATCAAgctaacaaaatatttttaagacatATTCTGAAGATTTTTCCACCAATTCTTCATAGATTTTCATGTATTCATCTATTTTTGATTCTCCTTCCTTTAAAATGTATACCTTAATCTTCTGTATCTCCTTTCTTGACCTCAATCTTCTTCCTCCTCatcttcatcatcatcagtGACCTCTTCCTCTATATACTCGTACTCGCTGCTCGATTCTTCGGCAGCATCTTCTCGGGGAGCTACTAActcttctttcgagctttctGCTTGTTCTTCACTTTTTTGACTATCTTCTTGGGAATTTTCAGGGATATTCTCGGAAGGACTCTCATCTATTTTGTGGCTTATGTCGCTTTCTGGCGGAAGTACATTTATCACTGGAGGAGCTATTCTTTGAAGAGATTCTTCTTCCTTCGGCTGCTGAGTTTCTTCTGTCTCTTCCCCTTCTTCTACCCCCTCCCCTTCTTCCTCTTCTTCGCTTTCTTCTGCTGTTTCTTCTTCGTATTCGGAAGAGGATTCCTCCTCTTCTGTAACCTCGGAACCCGATGAGGCATCCTGGCTAGCTTCTGGAACATTAAGCGTGTCCTGCGGCGCCACACCTGCCTCCTGTTCTACTTCACTTTCTTCAGACTCTTCTGTttcttcctcctcctcttcgctaTCACTGCCTTCGCTGGCCAGGGCTTCTTCTTCTGTATTTGTCTCATTCACACTTACCTCGGCCCGCGTCGCGGTTGCTGCACTGTTACGCACTGGAGACGCCGCCTGATTGGAGCTGCCATCGCTGTCCTCGCCGCCGCGGTTCTTCAAGGCTGCCACACGCTGATCCCCGGCAGTCTCCGCACTTCCGGAGGCACCAGATCCAGTACCAGATCCGGAGCCCGCTGCGCTCTTTCGCTTCTGGCGGGCCAACTCCTCCTCGTCGGCGGCTGCTTGCTGGTTCTTCTGCTGCTGCCTCTGCATGGCGGCCTTTTGGGCCTGGATGGCTGCCTGGATCGCTGCCTGGGCTGCTGCCGCGCCATCCGACTTCTTCTCGGGCTTCTCCTTGCCAATGTCCGCAAGGCGCTGGACCACGCGGGCGCAATCACTCAAGCGGATAATGCCGCTGAGCTGGCCCCGGGACACATCCTCGCTGTCGAGAACCCGATCCTTTCGCTCCTTGAGCTCCTGCTggcgctgctgttgctgctgctccgaGTCGGAGTCGTCGTTCTGGTGGGATCGCACAAAGCGGGATCGGAAGCGCGAGGACTTGCCAGCCCTGCCCGAGGAACCGTCGTTCTCGTAGTCGTTCTCGTAATCGTAGTCCCCACCCCGACCGTAGCGATCGTTGTTGGCGTGGGTGGCGCTGCGCTGCGGACGTTCTCCGAACTTTCGGCCGCCGAGGACGGGCTCGTCATTGTAGCCTCCCCGCTCCTCCTGCTGTCGGAACTGGGTGGCCAGGCGGTGGTCGCTCTTGGACCGCATCAGGCCCGGTTGCAGGGCACTGGGCGGAGCCAGGTGGGAACTGCTCACCGAGCCACCGCTGGGCGTCGAGTGCGGGGCAATGTTCAGATCCCCGAAGGTGGCCAGGTTCATCACCAACTGGTTGGGGTCGATCGAGACCAGGAACCTCACCCTCCTACTGTAGTCATTGTTCTCGTACTCAAAGTGACGCAGGAACTCCACCGTCTTCAGGAATATCTCCTTGGTGTCCATTAGCTCGCAGTCGTCCCACTCGACGGTCTCGTTCATGTACTTGTCCACAATGTCGCAGTTGCTGCTGATATTGGTGATCTCTAGATCGAGGTTCTCCTTGAGGGTGGTCAGATTGCGCAGTTCCACGGCCAAGTAGCGATCGATCTCGCCCTTCAGCTGGTCGGAGCGGTCCTTGATGGCCTTGGTGATCCGGCGGTAGATCTCGTCGATCTCCTCCGTCACGCTGATGGCATTGGTCTGCAGGCTCAGTGTGTTCTTCTCGATGATGGCCAATGAGTCCTGGAGACGGTGCAAGCTGCGACGAATCTGTGGGAAATAAATTTTGGATTAAATATGATGGGTCACCATCTAGGGTTTCTTAACTCTTACCTGTGAGTTAAATCGCGTAATTTCACGCCTTAGGATGTCCATGTGGGCACTCTTGCAGTCCTCGCAGATTTTCTTCTCGCAGTGCGCACAATGGGACAAGTAGGCCTTTTCCGAGCAAACACCGCATCGCTCCATAATTTGACCTGCAAAGATGCCAAGGCGGGGAGAAGGGACAATTACTAATCACTGCTGGCAGCCAAATATACACTTCCAAATGGGCCTCACAAATGACTTCCGGGCCGGGTCGAGTCGAGTTGAACAATAAAATGCCAGCCACGCCGACACCAGCAGCTCATCAATTTGCACTTTTGGCAACAATGTCATGCCACATGCCAAGTGGAGTAGTTTCAGAATGTCTGTTGCATTCACTAATGCGATTTCAAGAGCACGAAATCAACTGCACCTAAGCGGCTGTTATGCAGCTAAGCACTGAAAACAATTGGGGGGTTTAAAGTGCAGAACTATGAGAATTATGACAACTTGGATATATTTAAAGAGGAGGAACTATAGAGAAGCGAACTACTTCACGTGTTTATTTATCTAATGTTTACTGAACTCAAGTATTCCCCAGTGTATGTGTGTCACATCCTTTTGACTCGAGATCCTTTGGCTCGTTGTCGACGGGATGCTGATGCCTGCGCTGTGGCAATGCAAATAACGAGCCTCAGCAATGGGGCAACAATGCAAACATGGAGAAGATGTTGTCGTTACTACTGCCGCCTCGGCTTCGGCTTCAGCAGCAGTCAGAGCTTGAAAAAGTAAACTTTTCTGCATCAATTGCTGGCTGGCATTGGCAATGCCTGATGAACACTGCTCAGCTGCTTTCGCCGCTTTCTCCTAGCCGTCCTAGCTTCCTAGTCCTAGCATCCTGAGCTTGGCAATAAACTGACAGAGGATGGGGCTGAAAAATGTTGTGTGTGCCAATAGTTGGCTTCTGTATTTTCTCGTGTAATCATATGGAAAAGTGAATTTGCAAATTCCACATGAAAGCTGTACGAGAGCTCGTTGTCCTTGCTATATCCATAACACGAAAAGGATTCCTTTGTTTCGCACATTTGCATAGCTAAGGAGAATTTGTGTAACTATAGCTGTAGAAAAATTAAAGAGGTGCACTTGGAGAAATGAGGCAAACACCAATTGAAAGGGCTCTTAATAAATACTTAATATTGGGACTTGTCGTCCTAGAAATGCCTAGGATTCTGCCTTATTCTGTGGCTAATAAGTATGTAGATAGCTTGGGAAAATATCCTCACTGTGACTGGGATTTCGGATAGCTTCGTCTGCCTTATTAACTCGCACTCGAACCTGATTGCAGCTGAAAGTTGCAAGCCATTTGCATACCGCCCCTGCCCTGAATTCACCCCAAAATAATTGCGTAGTCATCCTCAGGAGTCTGCTCCGAAACCCAGCACTGGCATCAGCACCGGCACCGGGGCCAGGCCAAATGCAAATTGCTCAAAGGAAATCAATTTGGCTTTGCTTAGTTTTAATTGCTATCAGCTGGCTGGCGAGTGGGGCCGTGACTTTTTAATTGGAAAGCCAAACATAATGGAAAAATGCTAGTTTTTGTGGCCGCGTCACTGCATTCCTAAAATGCTTTTCGCTCTCCGTTTTTACtggaatttaattaaagttaCAGAAATGATTACAGggcaatatttttattaataacatTTCTGCCAAAGCCAAAGGGCAGCTCTGTGCCCTCAAAGAGTTCGCTTTAATTGCATCGAAAATGCAACCGATTTTGGCATGAATCCGAAAACGAAAAGTTCAGATTGGAAGTTGGAATTCATCGCAAATATTTCACAAACGTCCaaaggaaaaattgaaatcaaacaaaattgtaataatttctttaCCTGAAGTGGGATCGGGCAGTTCTCCGGTTATTTCGATGTGCAGCTCCAGGAATCTCTGCAGGGTGACGTTGGTGGGGAAggcctggacgccgttgtaGGGTATCCGGTGTTCGGCACGACATTCCGGACACTTAACCTGCGAACCAAACACTCATTAGTTCAACCGGAATTAGTTCTCCTCGGGCGttgaattaataataatatgatTGCAACCGCTTGAGGCTAGACTTGAAACGACTTTGTTTCTGAcacttttcttttaataacaTTTGCCGGCTTAAGGCCATAAGCAGCCATTGGATTACTAATTAAACGATAACTCTTCAAATGAATTGCCATTTGATTACGGATTCTGAAACTATTAAGATTAAGACTATTAAACTATTAAACTGTTCGCAACTTTAAAAACCTCTCACATTTGGCAGAAAACATGGAAAGGCATCTTGAGTGCGCTTGAGTTTCTCTCCTGTCGGTTCGCAAATATTTCCACAAAGATCTATTCATTTTGAGGACTTTATCTTCTGCTCGACAGGTAATGCAACTTCCCCCCTTCTCCCTTCCCCTACATAggtatatataatttttatttccctttttttcttAGTTTGGCCAACACAATGAAAATGCTTACCAATTATTTGCGTGGCACTGGCTGAAAGCCAAAACAGAATTTATAAATACACGCAGACACAGGCGTTCTCCGCTTCTGAGACTATAAGTAGCCCACCACACATATACCCACCCATACACCGACGGCACTCTGATGGGTCCATACGAGCCCACATATATGCctttctatataatttttcaacACGATATCTACGCAAATGCGCCGCGAGCCCCAAGATACGCAGATAAATACAGCATTTTCGGGGGCGTCTTGTTGGGcgcctttttgtttttcctccCATTTTATTTGGTTTCATTTCCCAAGCGAGATTTTCCTTCTCGGCTAAGCAGCTACTACACTGGActctaaatatttttaatcgtatttattttttactaaataatattatttaaacgGGGAAAAGATTGGAGAAAGAAATACTTTTTAACGAAACTTTTAAATAGATTTCACAAGTTTGATTTAATTCTTtggcaaaaattaaaatttagtgGTTTACATTTCATTTATATTCCATAAActggattaatttttgtaatggtaaaattttattggcttgtatacatatacatatgatATAACTTCGTATgtataaacatttttgtgtcaatatttcataaaatggAAACCATTTTATTAAGGAAATaacaattaaaatcaaatattaGAAAGGCAATTTTGTCTTTTCTTTTGAGTAAATATTCGAAGCAATATGAGAAAAGAAATAGAAGATTAGGAATACAAAAGTGGTACCgaatattttcaattatttgttaCTTAAGTATTTGTTAAGTTTAAAGTTCAAAGTTACTAAAGCCATTAGATACTCATTCAattacttatttaatttctaaaaGCTTTATATAAATAAGTCATCTTATCTatcaaaattatatttttaaagatatacACTTATTTTTAGTAagaatttttctaaaaattaagaaaatatgttttgaaaataaacTCCAAAAAGAAAACGATATTAGTTTAATAAGTATAGCCCTGTAGTTTCTAAATTATGCCCTATATGATAAATCCTTTATCATGGTAACTCCTATAGGATCTTATTTTGCCGAGTGTTAACCAGCGACGCATGACGTCCGGGGGCATTAACCAAATTGCCACACGCACGCCGCACAAAGGAGACCGGCTGCCTCTACCACTGGCCCTGCTCCGGCTACTGCTCCTAACTTATACTGGCTACATAGCCCTGCCGGCGGGATGATTAATGATGATCGCCTCACCTGTCGCCGCACGTAGTCCACCAGGCCCTCCATGCAGGGCTCCATGCAGAAGGAGTGCTGGCATGGCAGCAGCTTCGGGATACGGTACCTGTCCAGGCAGACGCAGCACGTCAGCAGCTGCTCAAATTGCTCCATGGCTCACTGAAATGGGAAACAGAGAATTAGATGCCAGAGAGCCAAACACAAATATAGAATTCGAATCAGATGCAAAACAATCATTAGGCCTGATTCGATTATACCGCAGAAGCGCTGTCAATTTGATATTCATATCATTATAAATTCCGCCCGATTTTGCGCCCGTGCCGCCCACTCTTAAGCTCATCATAAGACGACAGACAGGCAGTAAGCTCCGCCAACCGAAAAAGCCAGAATAAAAAAGGAAGGAAAAATCCGATTGCCACGAAATTCTTTCATTTGAATGAACACAcaaccaaacacacacacacacacagagaggAGCCAAGGACCCAAGACGGCAAAAGTCATACAATAAATTGACCATTTCGTCGTCGTAAGTCGCGAGCCGACTTCATTTGACCTGGGTAAATACACTAAGCCACAAATCTGCTTATGGCTGCTTCATTAAAAGCGGCTCTGACAAGTTTATTTGGACGAGCCCCGAAACGTATTTGATATGCCATCGTTCCTCCCTTGATCACTGTACCCGAGCCATTATTGTAACTGGCAGCATGTGACTCTTTGAAACTGAGGCGAAAAATCCTATATCTTTTGAGTTTACAGTGGAAACTGCAGTTTATGGAGAAATGTGATATTGCATGTCTCAATTTTCACTTAGTGTCGACCAATAAACTGAACCACAAACCGTCAAGGAGAAACTTCAAGCCGgaattcaaataaattttctgggAAAAGTTACCTCGT
Coding sequences:
- the LOC6493995 gene encoding RING finger protein nhl-1 isoform X3 is translated as MEQFEQLLTCCVCLDRYRIPKLLPCQHSFCMEPCMEGLVDYVRRQVKCPECRAEHRIPYNGVQAFPTNVTLQRFLELHIEITGELPDPTSGQIMERCGVCSEKAYLSHCAHCEKKICEDCKSAHMDILRREITRFNSQIRRSLHRLQDSLAIIEKNTLSLQTNAISVTEEIDEIYRRITKAIKDRSDQLKGEIDRYLAVELRNLTTLKENLDLEITNISSNCDIVDKYMNETVEWDDCELMDTKEIFLKTVEFLRHFEYENNDYSRRVRFLVSIDPNQLVMNLATFGDLNIAPHSTPSGGSVSSSHLAPPSALQPGLMRSKSDHRLATQFRQQEERGGYNDEPVLGGRKFGERPQRSATHANNDRYGRGGDYDYENDYENDGSSGRAGKSSRFRSRFVRSHQNDDSDSEQQQQQRQQELKERKDRVLDSEDVSRGQLSGIIRLSDCARVVQRLADIGKEKPEKKSDGAAAAQAAIQAAIQAQKAAMQRQQQKNQQAAADEEELARQKRKSAAGSGSGTGSGASGSAETAGDQRVAALKNRGGEDSDGSSNQAASPWTNDVSKPPVSAQVAAVKKTQRSGSSDSSASTESSASSAAATAATAAASANATPSGSSTATSQQQQKAGSSARFSTAKETTAVPEKKPFVSRFLPQHNNAGSSNGSADKKKAESSSSSEEETSSESESESETESKPKTSAASSTTNTKSTPSSATSSTTAASGSSGTSYRDRLEARRASRDDSSTMAGRSSYATPSSSGYGSGSSTTRTRAVPAPHHASESEDRYGSGTGSSYTSRFLNKSKSSAIVTQPSLSTPTASFDEDATGTGDDSDGRYGTGRSRYLAMKERRTRLARSRSSHQFGNDDDDLDEPVSPTTVSPSAYLASRYSGYGSSDLSRSRSSHALKSRDNSPITDRGGAGSSRSGGLGAGSSATDSKDGEALSSWARYLKNKYGNKSSKDSAGSSGSARDSHAGTSSTGASSSTSSHAHGYGSGTSGSGSGSGSGRSTASDVSRRLSLGLPLRQANELASSDDDGSKNGLGSPTSPTVAAAAGITGAAGTIPKQVYLRKRQQLFQLGGRGSEPGSFTWPRGLAVGPDNSIVVADSSNHRVQVFDSNGIFVKEFGEYGNGEGEFDCLAGVAVNRIGQYIIADRYNHRIQVLDPQGRFLRAFGSQGTADGKFNYPWGVTTDALGFIYVCDKENHRVQVFQSDGSFVGKFGTCGRGEGQLEHPHYIAVSNTNRVIVSDSNNHRIQIFDVNGKVLSTVGGEGSDDGQFKFPRGVAVDDLGYIFVADSGNNRIQIFNPDGSFLKTFGSWGSGDSEFKGLEGVAIMSNGNILVCDRENHRVQVF
- the LOC6493995 gene encoding RING finger protein nhl-1 isoform X4, with translation MEQFEQLLTCCVCLDRYRIPKLLPCQHSFCMEPCMEGLVDYVRRQVKCPECRAEHRIPYNGVQAFPTNVTLQRFLELHIEITGELPDPTSGQIMERCGVCSEKAYLSHCAHCEKKICEDCKSAHMDILRREITRFNSQIRRSLHRLQDSLAIIEKNTLSLQTNAISVTEEIDEIYRRITKAIKDRSDQLKGEIDRYLAVELRNLTTLKENLDLEITNISSNCDIVDKYMNETVEWDDCELMDTKEIFLKTVEFLRHFEYENNDYSRRVRFLVSIDPNQLVMNLATFGDLNIAPHSTPSGGSVSSSHLAPPSALQPGLMRSKSDHRLATQFRQQEERGGYNDEPVLGGRKFGERPQRSATHANNDRYGRGGDYDYENDYENDGSSGRAGKSSRFRSRFVRSHQNDDSDSEQQQQQRQQELKERKDRVLDSEDVSRGQLSGIIRLSDCARVVQRLADIGKEKPEKKSDGAAAAQAAIQAAIQAQKAAMQRQQQKNQQAAADEEELARQKRKSAAGSGSGTGSGASGSAETAGDQRVAALKNRGGEDSDGSSNQAASPSKPPVSAQVAAVKKTQRSGSSDSSASTESSASSAAATAATAAASANATPSGSSTATSQQQQKAGSSARFSTAKETTAVPEKKPFVSRFLPQHNNAGSSNGSADKKKAESSSSSEEETSSESESESETESKPKTSAASSTTNTKSTPSSATSSTTAASGSSGTSYRDRLEARRASRDDSSTMAGRSSYATPSSSGYGSGSSTTRTRAVPAPHHASESEDRYGSGTGSSYTSRFLNKSKSSAIVTQPSLSTPTASFDEDATGTGDDSDGRYGTGRSRYLAMKERRTRLARSRSSHQFGNDDDDLDEPVSPTTVSPSAYLASRYSGYGSSDLSRSRSSHALKSRDNSPITDRGGAGSSRSGGLGAGSSATDSKDGEALSSWARYLKNKYGNKSSKDSAGSSGSARDSHAGTSSTGASSSTSSHAHGYGSGTSGSGSGSGSGRSTASDVSRRLSLGLPLRQANELASSDDDGSKNGLGSPTSPTVAAAAGITGAAGTIPKQVYLRKRQQLFQLGGRGSEPGSFTWPRGLAVGPDNSIVVADSSNHRVQVFDSNGIFVKEFGEYGNGEGEFDCLAGVAVNRIGQYIIADRYNHRIQVLDPQGRFLRAFGSQGTADGKFNYPWGVTTDALGFIYVCDKENHRVQVFQSDGSFVGKFGTCGRGEGQLEHPHYIAVSNTNRVIVSDSNNHRIQIFDVNGKVLSTVGGEGSDDGQFKFPRGVAVDDLGYIFVADSGNNRIQIFNPDGSFLKTFGSWGSGDSEFKGLEGVAIMSNGNILVCDRENHRVQVF